In a single window of the Penaeus monodon isolate SGIC_2016 chromosome 3, NSTDA_Pmon_1, whole genome shotgun sequence genome:
- the LOC119586166 gene encoding histidine-rich glycoprotein-like codes for MRGIHNGHPHKTSTTGIHNEHPHKTSTTGIHNGHPHKTSTTSIHTRHPQRASTTSIHNEHPQRASTTSIHNEHPHKTSTQDIHNEHPQRASTQDIHNEHPQRASITSIHTRHPQRTSTTSIHNEHPQRASTQDIHNGHPQRASITSIHNEHPHKTSTTGIHNEHPQRASTQDIHTRNPHKTSTTGIHNEHPQRTSTTSIHNEHPQRASTQDIHNEHPQRASTTSIHTRHPQRASTQDIHNGHPHRTSTTSIHTRHPHKASTTSIHNEHPQRASTQDIHKEHPQRASTQDIHTRHPQRASTTRSTTSIHTRHPQRASTQDIHNEHPQRASTTSIHNEHPHKTSTTGIHNEHPQRASITGIHNEHPHKTSTTSIHTRHPQRASTTGIHNGHPQRASTQDIHNEHPHKTFTQYIHNGHPQRASTTGIHNEHPHKTSTTSIHTRHPQRASTTSIHTRHPQRASTQDIHNGHSQRASTQDIHNGHPQRASTQDIHTIHPQRASTQDIHNGHPQRASTQDIHNEHPHKTSTTGHPQRASTQDIHNGHPHKTSTTGIHTRHPQRASTQDIHNAPNDHIRKQRRGICKFEAR; via the exons ATGAGGGGCATCCACAACGGGCATCCACACAAGACATCCACAACGGGCATCCACAACGAGCATCCACACAAGACATCCACAACGGGCATCCACAACGGACATCCACACAAGACATCCACAACGAGCATCCACACAAGACATCCACAACGGGCATCCACAACGAGCATCCACAACGAACATCCACAACGAGCATCCACAACGAGCATCCACAACGAGCATCCACACAAGACATCCACACAAGACATCCATAACGAGCATCCACAACGGGCATCCACACAAGACATCCACAACGAGCATCCACAACGAGCATCCATAACGAGCATCCACACAAGACATCCACAACGGACATCCACAACGAGCATCCACAACGAGCATCCACAACGAGCATCCACACAAGACATCCACAACGGGCATCCACAACGAGCATCCATAACGAGCATCCACAACGAGCATCCACACAAGACATCCACAACGGGCATCCACAACGA ACATCCACAACGAGCATCCACACAAGACATCCACACAAGAAATCCACACAAGACATCCACAACGGGCATCCACAACGAGCATCCACAACGAACATCCACAACGAGCATCCACAACGAGCATCCACAACGGGCATCCACACAAGACATCCACAACGAGCATCCACAACGAGCATCCACAACGAGCATCCACACAAGACATCCACAACGAGCATCCACACAAGACATCCACAACGGGCATCCACACAGGACATCCACAACGAGCATCCACACAAGACATCCACACAAAGCATCCACAACGAGCATCCACAACGAGCATCCACAACGAGCATCCACACAAGACATCCACAAAGAGCATCCACAACGAGCATCCACACAAGACATCCACACAAGACATCCACAACGAGCATCCACAACGAGATCCACAACGAGCATCCACACAAGACATCCACAACGAGCATCCACACAAGACATCCACAACGAGCATCCACAACGAGCATCCACAACGAGCATCCACAACGAGCATCCACACAAGACATCCACAACGGGCATCCACAACGAGCATCCACAACGGGCATCCATAACGGGCATCCACAACGAGCATCCACACAAGACATCCACAACGAGCATCCACACAAGACATCCACAACGAGCATCCACAACGGGCATCCACAACGGACATCCACAACGGGCATCCACACAAGACATCCACAACGAGCATCCACACAAGACATTCACACAATACATCCACAACGGGCATCCACAACGGGCATCCACAACGGGCATCCACAACGAGCATCCACACAAGACATCCACAACGAGCATCCACACAAGACATCCACAACGAGCATCCACAACGAGCATCCACACAAGGCATCCACAACGGGCATCCACACAAGACATCCACAACGGGCATTCACAAAGAGCATCCACACAAGACATCCACAACGGGCATCCACAACGAGCATCCACACAAGACATTCACACAATACATCCACAACGGGCATCCACACAAGACATCCACAACGGGCATCCACAACGAGCATCCACACAAGACATCCACAACGAGCATCCACACAAGACATCTACAACGGGGCATCCACAACGGGCATCCACACAAGACATCCACAACGGGCATCCACACAAGACATCCACAACGGGCATCCACACAAGACATCCACAACGGGCATCCACACAAGACATCCACAACGCGCCAAATGATCACATAAGGAAACAGAGGCGAGGCATATGCAAATTTGAGGCCCGATGA